A region from the Andrena cerasifolii isolate SP2316 chromosome 9, iyAndCera1_principal, whole genome shotgun sequence genome encodes:
- the Ras85d gene encoding ras-like protein 1 isoform X2, with the protein MTEYKLVVVGAGGVGKSALTIQLIQNHFVDEYDPTIEDSYRKQVVIDGETCLLDILDTAGQEEYSAMRDQYMRTGEGFLLVFAVNSAKSFEDIGTYREQIKRVKDAEEVPMVLVGNKCDLQQSWAVNMAQAREIARQYGVPFVETSAKTRMGVDDAFYTLIERNQLAFRIDAGR; encoded by the exons atgACAGAGTATAAGCTCGTAGTAGTCGGAGCTGGAGGTGTCGGCAAGTCTGCGCTTACGATTCAACTGATACAAAATCATTTCGTAGACGAATATGATCCTACTATAGAAGACTCTTATAGGAAACAA GTAGTCATAGACGGGGAGACATGCCTTTTAGATATATTAGATACAGCTGGTCAAGAAGAATATAGCGCGATGAGAGATCAGTATATGAGAACCGGGGAAGGATTTTTATTAGTGTTTGCTGTAAATTCAGCTAAAAGTTTTGAA GATATAGGAACGTATAGGGAACAAATAAAGCGAGTAAAGGATGCGGAGGAAGTGCCAATGGTATTGGTAGGAAATAAGTGCGATCTTCAGCAATCATGGGCAGTAAATATGGCGCAAGCAAGAGAAATTGCTCGTCAATATGGAGTGCCTTTTGTTGAGACTTCTGCAAAGACTAGAATGGGAGTGGACGATGCCTTTTATACTTTG
- the Ras85d gene encoding ras-like protein 1 isoform X1 gives MTEYKLVVVGAGGVGKSALTIQLIQNHFVDEYDPTIEDSYRKQVVIDGETCLLDILDTAGQEEYSAMRDQYMRTGEGFLLVFAVNSAKSFEDIGTYREQIKRVKDAEEVPMVLVGNKCDLQQSWAVNMAQAREIARQYGVPFVETSAKTRMGVDDAFYTLVREIRKDKEQRGKEKKKRMRAGNSSHGRHRCCLL, from the exons atgACAGAGTATAAGCTCGTAGTAGTCGGAGCTGGAGGTGTCGGCAAGTCTGCGCTTACGATTCAACTGATACAAAATCATTTCGTAGACGAATATGATCCTACTATAGAAGACTCTTATAGGAAACAA GTAGTCATAGACGGGGAGACATGCCTTTTAGATATATTAGATACAGCTGGTCAAGAAGAATATAGCGCGATGAGAGATCAGTATATGAGAACCGGGGAAGGATTTTTATTAGTGTTTGCTGTAAATTCAGCTAAAAGTTTTGAA GATATAGGAACGTATAGGGAACAAATAAAGCGAGTAAAGGATGCGGAGGAAGTGCCAATGGTATTGGTAGGAAATAAGTGCGATCTTCAGCAATCATGGGCAGTAAATATGGCGCAAGCAAGAGAAATTGCTCGTCAATATGGAGTGCCTTTTGTTGAGACTTCTGCAAAGACTAGAATGGGAGTGGACGATGCCTTTTATACTTTG GTCAGAGAAATACGAAAAGACAAAGAACAAAGgggtaaagaaaaaaagaaacgcatGAGGGCGGGTAACTCGAGCCATGGGAGACATCGATGCTGTTTGCTTTAA